A genomic region of Desulfosarcina ovata subsp. ovata contains the following coding sequences:
- the ldhH gene encoding L-lactate dehydrogenase (quinone) large subunit LdhH, whose product MQTVTSLKAYKANVDEALRNRFQRQALDNFAVTYPTGRANAFAGMNIAELVDKVADIKDRALGRMDELYAQFKANAEKKGIHVHLAATALDANAIIADIAKTGRATRIVKSKSMTAEETLLNHYLESEGLEVTETDLGEWIIQLRHEGPTHMVMPAIHLSRHQVADLFSEVTGKRQETEIERLVKVARRELRQKYVEADMGISGANFALADTATIGLTTNEGNARLVTTLPRIHVALVGLDKLLPSLEDALHINRVLPRNATGQQITSYVTWITGPTPCAVADSGRKEMHIVFLDNGRRALAKDPVFSQVLRCVRCGACANVCPVYRMVGGHQYGHIYIGAIGLIITYFFHGRDKAKNLVQNCINCGACKAVCAAGIDLPRLIKEIHARIQDETDHPLSSILLGKLLSHRKLFHQLLRTAQKAQAPVVGENGYLRHLPLILSKEHNFRALPPIARTPFRERWPKIKPSVANPIQRVALFAGCVQDFVYPEQLEAGVALMTRFGAAVDFPMQQSCCGLPALMMGEKTAARDVARRNILAMRGSGVDQIVTLCASCASHLKHNYPQLLADDPAMREAAEQFSERVVAFSSFMNDILEIPADAFRSSGTQTTYHAPCHLCRGMGVRHAPHELIRKAGLAFVPAREEETCCGFGGSYSGKFPQISAQILESKLADVAATGADLLVTECPGCVMQLRGGAEKKGMKLSVKHIAEAVVQTLEKT is encoded by the coding sequence AGGTGGCCGATATCAAGGACCGCGCCCTGGGCCGGATGGACGAGCTGTATGCCCAGTTCAAGGCCAATGCCGAAAAAAAAGGCATCCATGTGCACCTGGCGGCAACCGCCCTTGATGCCAACGCCATTATCGCCGACATCGCCAAAACCGGCCGGGCCACCCGAATCGTCAAATCCAAATCCATGACCGCAGAGGAGACGCTGCTCAATCATTACCTGGAGAGCGAAGGGCTCGAGGTGACCGAAACCGACCTGGGCGAGTGGATTATCCAGCTGCGCCACGAGGGGCCCACCCACATGGTGATGCCGGCCATTCACCTGTCGCGTCATCAGGTGGCGGACCTGTTCAGCGAGGTCACCGGGAAGCGGCAGGAGACGGAGATCGAGCGCCTGGTCAAGGTGGCCCGCCGCGAGCTGCGCCAGAAGTATGTGGAGGCGGACATGGGCATCAGCGGCGCCAATTTCGCCCTGGCCGACACGGCCACCATCGGGCTGACCACCAACGAGGGCAATGCCCGGCTGGTGACGACCCTGCCGCGCATCCATGTGGCGCTGGTCGGATTGGACAAACTGCTGCCGTCCCTCGAAGACGCCCTGCACATCAACCGCGTCCTGCCGCGCAACGCCACGGGCCAGCAGATCACTTCCTATGTCACCTGGATTACCGGGCCGACCCCATGCGCGGTCGCCGATTCCGGCCGCAAGGAGATGCACATTGTCTTCCTGGACAACGGCCGCCGGGCGCTGGCCAAAGATCCGGTTTTCTCACAGGTGCTGCGCTGCGTGCGCTGCGGCGCCTGCGCCAATGTGTGCCCGGTCTACCGCATGGTCGGCGGTCACCAGTACGGGCACATCTACATCGGCGCCATCGGCCTGATCATCACCTACTTCTTTCACGGCCGCGACAAGGCCAAAAACCTCGTCCAGAATTGTATCAACTGCGGGGCCTGCAAGGCGGTGTGCGCCGCCGGCATCGACCTGCCGCGACTGATCAAGGAGATCCACGCGCGCATCCAGGATGAAACCGATCACCCGCTCTCCAGCATCCTGCTGGGCAAACTATTGAGCCACCGCAAACTGTTTCACCAGCTGCTGCGCACCGCCCAGAAGGCCCAGGCGCCGGTGGTGGGCGAGAACGGCTATCTGCGCCACCTGCCCCTGATCCTCTCCAAGGAGCACAACTTCAGGGCCCTGCCCCCCATCGCCAGGACACCCTTTCGCGAACGCTGGCCCAAAATCAAACCCTCGGTGGCCAACCCAATCCAGCGGGTGGCCCTTTTCGCCGGCTGCGTCCAGGACTTTGTCTATCCCGAGCAACTGGAGGCCGGCGTTGCCCTGATGACCCGCTTTGGCGCGGCAGTGGATTTTCCCATGCAGCAGTCCTGCTGCGGGCTGCCGGCCCTGATGATGGGTGAGAAAACGGCCGCCCGGGATGTGGCCCGGCGCAACATCCTGGCCATGCGAGGCAGCGGCGTCGACCAAATCGTGACCCTGTGCGCCTCGTGTGCGTCTCACCTGAAGCACAACTATCCCCAGCTGCTCGCCGACGATCCCGCCATGCGGGAAGCGGCAGAGCAGTTCTCCGAAAGGGTCGTGGCCTTCAGCAGCTTCATGAACGACATCCTCGAGATCCCGGCGGATGCGTTCCGATCGTCCGGTACCCAGACCACCTACCACGCCCCCTGCCATCTGTGCCGGGGCATGGGCGTTCGGCATGCACCCCATGAGCTGATCCGCAAAGCCGGGCTCGCATTCGTTCCCGCCCGGGAGGAGGAAACCTGCTGCGGCTTCGGCGGGTCGTACTCCGGCAAGTTCCCCCAGATCTCGGCTCAGATTCTGGAAAGCAAATTGGCGGATGTGGCGGCAACGGGGGCGGACCTCCTCGTGACCGAATGTCCGGGGTGCGTCATGCAACTGCGCGGCGGCGCCGAGAAAAAGGGAATGAAACTGTCGGTCAAACACATTGCCGAAGCGGTGGTGCAGACCCTGGAGAAAACCTGA
- a CDS encoding ACT domain-containing protein encodes MVLTLKLLPDPLAVCRLPAGGDIPPWAMAGSLRSITWTKDETSIVCRATDVPEDVRAERGWRALVIDGPLDFALTGILAQIAHPLADAGIPIFALSTFDTDYVLVKDSDLKRAINALGEAGHPVQSIP; translated from the coding sequence ATGGTACTGACACTGAAATTACTTCCAGACCCTCTTGCGGTTTGCCGGTTGCCGGCCGGAGGGGATATCCCGCCATGGGCGATGGCCGGTTCCCTGCGATCCATAACATGGACAAAAGATGAGACGTCCATCGTGTGCCGGGCGACAGACGTTCCCGAAGATGTCCGGGCCGAGCGGGGGTGGCGCGCCCTGGTGATCGATGGCCCGCTCGATTTCGCGCTGACGGGAATCCTCGCGCAGATCGCGCACCCGCTGGCCGACGCGGGCATCCCCATATTCGCCCTGTCGACCTTTGATACGGATTACGTGCTCGTCAAGGATTCCGATTTAAAACGCGCCATCAACGCGCTTGGTGAAGCGGGACACCCCGTTCAATCGATTCCATAG
- a CDS encoding ATP-binding protein has translation MIDNQKRSISKNLTIGLVAVIVIMSVAFIATYYWRVSNSLMLRLEEEADDYIDVVASTLKVPLWDMDRENINTICLYYTQNESIAMIKLFGASGEIIFQNEAELKDNEGTLAKRSKEILYDGERIGKVVIALSPVRSIEAKRDILKTSIIAFLISVVGIVFSTGYLLKRILQKPIDALGKIAESYSAGEYHPRLNEVSYKEFEPFMSVLAGMGTTIESQMNELQKAEESIRKHRDHLEYMVDRRTRELERSNLELQKEIQERKDAQKEVKANQQKLEAIFQASPVGIGLVVNRRLDWANETMYLLVGYENGSLFGEKARVLYENEKEYKRVGRELSKTISRCQTGSAETKWVRKDGTVFDCQLRAYPLDTDRPSKGQIISVSDVSETKMLEAKLQQAKKMEAIGTLAGGVAHDLNNILSGIVSYPELILMDIPEKSPLRKPLLTMQKSGEKAVEIVQDLLTMARRGVSITEVVNLNHIIVEQLNSPEMKKLKSFHPDVMIHADLDESLLNINVSPIHIAKCITNLISNAAEAMPEGGQIEISTENIYLSTPMKGYETIEEGDYVKLAVADNGVGMSEDVAERIFEPFFTKKKMGRSGTGLGMAVVWGTVKDHNGYIDIESSEGKGATFYLYFPVTREPLKREEDGLRFEALTGNGESVLVVDDVEEQREIATGILQKLGYSVFSVSSGEEALDFMTNNSVAILILDMIMDPGMDGLETYQRIAEYHPGQKAIIASGFSKTERVKALQKIGAGCYLKKPYTLKNIGLAIKAELAKA, from the coding sequence ATGATTGACAATCAGAAACGATCGATATCAAAAAATTTAACCATCGGCCTGGTTGCCGTTATCGTCATCATGTCCGTTGCATTCATAGCGACATACTATTGGCGCGTATCCAATAGCCTGATGCTGAGGCTTGAGGAAGAAGCCGATGATTATATCGATGTCGTCGCCTCCACATTGAAGGTTCCGCTGTGGGATATGGATCGGGAGAACATCAATACGATCTGTCTCTATTATACCCAAAATGAATCCATCGCGATGATAAAACTGTTTGGCGCCTCAGGAGAAATCATATTTCAAAACGAAGCAGAATTAAAAGACAATGAAGGCACGTTGGCCAAACGTTCAAAGGAGATCCTTTACGACGGTGAGCGGATTGGAAAGGTTGTGATTGCCCTGAGTCCTGTTCGGTCAATTGAAGCCAAACGGGATATATTGAAGACATCGATCATCGCTTTTTTGATTTCGGTCGTCGGGATTGTTTTCTCGACAGGGTATCTGTTGAAGCGGATTTTGCAAAAACCTATCGATGCGCTTGGCAAAATCGCCGAATCGTATTCGGCCGGGGAGTATCACCCCCGTTTAAATGAAGTATCATACAAAGAGTTTGAACCCTTTATGTCGGTTCTGGCCGGCATGGGAACGACCATCGAATCCCAGATGAATGAACTGCAAAAGGCCGAGGAATCAATAAGAAAACATCGGGATCATCTTGAATATATGGTAGATCGGCGAACCCGGGAACTTGAGCGGTCCAACCTCGAACTGCAAAAGGAGATCCAGGAGCGCAAAGATGCACAAAAAGAAGTAAAGGCCAACCAACAAAAGCTGGAAGCGATTTTTCAGGCCTCTCCCGTTGGCATCGGGTTGGTGGTCAACCGGCGTTTGGACTGGGCCAATGAAACGATGTATCTGCTGGTGGGATATGAAAACGGATCCCTGTTCGGCGAAAAAGCACGGGTTCTCTATGAAAATGAGAAAGAATATAAGCGGGTCGGAAGAGAACTCAGCAAGACCATCTCCCGATGCCAGACCGGGTCTGCCGAAACGAAATGGGTTCGCAAGGACGGGACGGTTTTCGATTGTCAGCTAAGGGCATATCCTCTCGATACCGACCGACCATCAAAAGGTCAAATCATTTCCGTATCCGATGTTTCCGAAACGAAAATGCTGGAAGCGAAACTTCAGCAGGCGAAAAAAATGGAAGCCATCGGCACACTGGCCGGCGGTGTTGCCCACGATTTGAATAATATTTTGTCCGGTATCGTCAGCTATCCCGAACTGATTCTGATGGATATACCCGAAAAGAGCCCTCTGCGAAAACCGCTCTTAACCATGCAAAAGTCAGGCGAGAAAGCCGTTGAAATTGTGCAGGACCTCCTGACGATGGCAAGAAGAGGGGTTTCGATTACAGAAGTGGTCAATCTGAATCACATTATCGTGGAGCAACTGAATAGCCCGGAAATGAAAAAGTTAAAGTCATTTCATCCAGATGTGATGATTCATGCCGATCTTGACGAGAGCCTGCTCAATATCAATGTGTCTCCCATACACATCGCCAAATGCATAACCAATTTGATTTCCAATGCTGCGGAGGCGATGCCGGAGGGGGGGCAGATCGAAATATCGACGGAAAATATCTATCTCAGTACGCCGATGAAGGGATACGAAACCATCGAAGAGGGGGATTACGTAAAATTGGCAGTCGCCGACAATGGCGTGGGGATGTCCGAAGACGTTGCCGAAAGAATATTCGAACCTTTTTTCACCAAAAAGAAAATGGGCAGAAGCGGAACGGGGCTGGGCATGGCCGTTGTATGGGGGACGGTAAAGGACCATAACGGATACATTGATATTGAAAGCTCTGAGGGGAAAGGGGCTACTTTTTATCTTTATTTTCCGGTAACCCGGGAACCGCTGAAAAGGGAAGAGGATGGATTACGGTTCGAAGCGTTAACCGGTAACGGAGAGTCCGTTCTCGTCGTCGATGATGTCGAAGAACAAAGAGAAATCGCAACCGGTATTTTACAAAAACTGGGCTACTCCGTTTTTAGCGTTTCCAGCGGAGAAGAAGCATTGGATTTTATGACAAACAACTCTGTAGCCATACTGATCCTGGATATGATTATGGATCCGGGAATGGATGGTTTGGAAACGTATCAACGAATTGCCGAGTATCATCCCGGGCAAAAGGCGATCATCGCCAGTGGCTTTTCCAAAACCGAGCGGGTTAAAGCGCTTCAGAAAATCGGTGCGGGATGTTATCTTAAAAAACCCTATACATTGAAAAATATCGGTCTTGCAATCAAGGCGGAACTGGCGAAAGCGTAG
- a CDS encoding substrate-binding periplasmic protein has protein sequence MALKKYCLTVFMVLFIASLSNAQSIPLATGEWIPYSSKTLSNYGDFTARVTVVFNAMGLRPEYRFYPWGRCFDSVEKGRVWAAFPYSYTNERAEKVWFSDALSCSKTVFFHYAAGNDSKQYHYNTLEDLKPYRIGGVTGYYYVPLFKKAGLSIDYVNKEIYAMEKLKLGRIDLMPVNELVGRHLIKTHFPDCIDKFKILDKPLTVNPLRLIVSKDYPGSKELLVKFNAALKTCIEKGLITVETCDGNYRDIDD, from the coding sequence ATGGCTTTGAAAAAGTATTGCCTAACGGTTTTCATGGTTTTGTTCATTGCTTCCCTATCCAACGCCCAAAGCATTCCTCTGGCCACAGGCGAATGGATTCCGTATTCATCCAAAACGCTTTCCAATTATGGTGATTTCACCGCGAGGGTGACGGTCGTTTTCAATGCAATGGGACTGCGTCCCGAATATCGTTTCTACCCATGGGGACGATGTTTCGATTCCGTCGAAAAGGGTCGGGTTTGGGCGGCGTTTCCCTATTCGTATACCAACGAGAGAGCAGAAAAAGTATGGTTTTCAGACGCCCTTTCCTGCTCAAAAACCGTCTTTTTCCATTATGCCGCCGGTAACGATTCAAAACAGTATCATTATAACACCCTGGAAGATTTGAAGCCGTATAGAATAGGAGGCGTTACCGGGTATTATTACGTGCCTTTATTCAAAAAGGCGGGACTGTCCATCGATTATGTCAACAAGGAAATTTATGCGATGGAAAAGCTCAAACTGGGCCGGATCGATTTGATGCCGGTGAATGAATTGGTCGGCCGGCATTTGATAAAGACCCATTTTCCGGATTGCATCGATAAGTTCAAGATCCTCGACAAGCCATTGACCGTAAATCCATTGCGGCTGATCGTGTCAAAAGACTATCCGGGATCGAAGGAATTATTGGTCAAATTTAATGCGGCCTTGAAAACGTGCATTGAGAAAGGTCTCATCACTGTCGAAACGTGTGATGGAAATTATAGGGATATCGATGATTGA
- a CDS encoding histidine phosphatase family protein produces MVDIYFIRHGQASFGLPDYDQLTSLGERQAELLGCYLSGSGLRFDAVYAGSLQRQMKTAAIVLAPVNGNTADDIIVDSDFNEFDDSDRIMSHLHGVFREDSALSEEMQQIRTHPHAIRRIFDVADKTRTEPPDDGQRIMQADQFRARIARGIDNLIANTAGDDQRVAVFTSGGPIAVTLRQTLEANRDQAIRLGWELCNTSITRFRHEQDRLSLVQFNCLAHLESQNDPALITYI; encoded by the coding sequence ATGGTTGACATCTATTTTATCCGGCATGGCCAGGCGTCTTTTGGCCTGCCCGATTACGATCAGCTGACCTCGTTGGGCGAGCGCCAGGCCGAACTGCTGGGATGCTACCTGTCAGGCAGCGGCCTGCGTTTTGATGCCGTCTATGCCGGCAGTCTGCAACGGCAGATGAAGACCGCGGCAATCGTTCTGGCGCCGGTCAACGGCAACACCGCCGATGACATCATTGTCGACTCGGATTTCAACGAATTTGACGACTCGGATCGGATTATGAGTCACCTGCATGGGGTCTTCCGTGAAGATTCCGCGCTCTCCGAGGAGATGCAGCAGATTCGTACCCACCCTCACGCGATCCGGCGGATTTTCGATGTTGCCGACAAAACGCGGACGGAGCCGCCCGATGACGGGCAGCGCATCATGCAGGCGGATCAGTTCAGGGCGCGTATCGCCAGGGGCATCGACAACCTGATCGCCAATACCGCCGGCGACGATCAGCGGGTGGCCGTATTCACCTCCGGCGGACCCATTGCCGTGACCCTGCGCCAAACCCTGGAAGCGAACCGGGATCAGGCCATCCGCCTGGGCTGGGAGTTGTGCAACACATCGATTACCCGATTTCGTCACGAACAGGATCGCCTGTCCCTGGTTCAGTTCAACTGCCTGGCCCACCTGGAAAGCCAGAACGATCCGGCGCTGATTACCTATATCTGA